In Caulobacter segnis ATCC 21756, the sequence CGTCTCGGGCGCGGCGATGTCGGGCCTTCTGGCCCAGGAGCTGGAAGGCCGGGGCGGCGTCATCGACTGGGGCGAGCTTTCGCTCGTCGAGGACAAGGGCGACCGGCAGATCGGCCTGTCGTTCTTCGCCCGCTGGTCGTCTGAAGGCTGAGGGACATGAGCACCAAGACCGTCACCTCCCTGACCAACGCCACCGTCAAGGCCGTCCGCGCCCTGCACATGCGCAAGGAGCGCGAGGAGAGCGGCCTGTTCCTGGCCGAGGGCCTGAAGATCGTCATCGAGGCGATCGACTGCGGCCACGCGCCGAAAATCGTCATGTACGGCCCCGACGCCGCCGACCATCCGATGCTGAAAAAGGCGGTCGCGGCCTGCCTCAAGGCCGGCGGCGAAGTCATTGAGGTCAATCGCGAAATCCTCGAGAAGGTCTCGCGCCGCGACAATCCTCAGGCGGTCGTGGCCGTGTTCCGTCAAGTGTTCACGCCGCTGACGGCCATCGTCCCCGAAAGCGCGCCCTGCTGGGTGGCCATGCAGGCGGTCCGCGACCCCGGCAACCTCGGCACCGTGATCCGCACCGCCGACGCGGCCGGCTGCGGCGGGGTGATCCTGGTCGGCGACTGCGTCGATCCCTATTCGGTCGAGGGCGTCCGCGCGACCATGGGCTCGATCTTCGCCGTGAAGATCGCCAAGGCCACCATCCCCGAGTTCCTCGCCTGGCGCGAAACCTGGCCCGGCAGCGTGGTCGGCACGCTGCTGACCGCCACCGTCGACCACAAGTCCGCCGACTACGTGAAGCCGTCGCTGATCCTGATGGGCAACGAGCAGCAAGGCCTGCCCCCCGAGCTGGCGGCGGCATGCGACGTGAATGTGAAGATCCCGATGCGCGGCCGGGCGGACAGCCTGAACCTGTCCGTGGCCACGGGGATCATGATTTATACGGTGACGGGGTAAGGCATTGGCCGAAATCCTCCCCCTAGCGGGGAGGTGTCGGCTCGAAGAGGCGACGGAGGGGGAAGAGGCAGGCTCTCAGGCACTTCCCCCTCCGGCGCTTCGCGCCACCTCCCCCGCTAGGGGGAGGATTTCTCATACCGCCCCTCAAGTCCCTCGCGGCTTCGCCCGGGTCACCGGCGCCGCGCTGGCGGGATCATCCGGCCAGACGTGCCGCGGATACCGCCCCTTCATCTCGACCTTCACCTCGCGCCAGGAGCCTTTCCAGAAACCCGGCAGGTCCTTGGTGATCTGGATCGGACGGTGGGCTGGCGACAGCAGCGAGAGCGTCAGCGGCACCTTGCCGCCGGCCACGCTGGGGTGTTCGGAGAGGCCATAGAGCTCGCCCACCCGCACCTCGACGCGAGGCCCGCCCTCCGCGGCATAGTCGATGGCGAAGGTGTTGCCGGTCGGCGCCTCGAAGCGTGCCGGCAGCAGCGCGTCCATCTTCCGCTGCAGGTCCCAAGGCACTAGCGTCTTCAGGGCGTCGTGCAGCGTTCCCTCGTCCAGGCTGGAGAGCGATGAGCGACCGGCCAGCAGCGGCTCAAGCCAATCGTCGAGGCGCTCGACCAAGGCGCTCTCCGACAGATCGGGCCATTCGTCGCCATCCACCGAACGCAGGAAGGCCACGCGGTCCAGCAGCGCCCTGCCGCGCTCGCCCAGGCGCAGAGCCGACAGTCCCTCGGCGCGAACCTGATCCATCAGGGCGCCGGCGATCATCGCGGGGTCGGGGTTCTCGATCAGTCGCTCTTCCAGGACGAGCTTGCCCAGCCGCAGCAGGCGCTTGGCGCGCACCTTGCCGCCGGTGGTCTCCAAACGGTCCTCGGCGACCAAGCGGTCGGCGAAGGTCTCGCGCAGCTCGGCCTCGTCGACGGCGGCGGCCAGCAGGACGCGGTCGCGGCTGTCGCCGCCCCCCAGTTCGCCCACCGCTAGCCAGGATTCTCGCGCCAGCGGATCAGTCGGTTCCAGATAGACGCCGCGACCGCCGGCCAGCTGGAATTCGCCGGGCTTGCCGCGCGCCTTGGCGACGCGCTCGGGATAGGCCTCGGCCAGCATCAGGCCGACCTCAAGCTCTTTAGCGCCGGAGGGCTTCCCGGCCGCGCGGCTCCAGCGCTCGACCAGGGCCATGGCGTCGCGGGCCCTCGGCGAGCGGTCGCGGTGCAGGTTTTCGAGCCGCCGACGCAGGTCGACATCCTTGCCGCCCAGCCCTTGCTCGGTCAGCACCGCGGCGACCTCGGCCGCCTCGCGCGCCTGGCCGGAGGCGGCGCCCCGCACGACCATGTGCGCCAGGCGCGGCGGCAGAGGCATCTCGGCCAGCGCCTTGCCGTGGGACGTGAGGTCGCCTTGGGCGTCCAGCGCTTGGATGCGCGTCAGCAGACCGCGCGCCTCGGCGAAGGCGGCCGCCGGCGGCGGGTCCAGGAAGGTCAGGCCGTCCGCGTCTCGCGCGCCCCAACGGGCAAGATCGAGCGCGAGACGCGACAGGTCCGCCTCCAGGATTTCGGGACGGGCGAAGGCGGGAAGCGCGCGGGTCTCGGGCTCGTCCCACAGACGGTAGCAGACG encodes:
- a CDS encoding TrmH family RNA methyltransferase, encoding MSTKTVTSLTNATVKAVRALHMRKEREESGLFLAEGLKIVIEAIDCGHAPKIVMYGPDAADHPMLKKAVAACLKAGGEVIEVNREILEKVSRRDNPQAVVAVFRQVFTPLTAIVPESAPCWVAMQAVRDPGNLGTVIRTADAAGCGGVILVGDCVDPYSVEGVRATMGSIFAVKIAKATIPEFLAWRETWPGSVVGTLLTATVDHKSADYVKPSLILMGNEQQGLPPELAAACDVNVKIPMRGRADSLNLSVATGIMIYTVTG
- the hrpB gene encoding ATP-dependent helicase HrpB; this translates as MLPIFEALPALKGALNARESAVLVAPPGAGKTTAVPLALLEEPWVEGRKLIVLEPRRLAARAAASRMAANLGESVGETVGFRVRLQSKVSARTRIEVVTEGVFTRMILDDPGLDGVAAVLFDEFHERSLDADLGLAFARDVQSVLRDDLRLLVMSATLDGARISALLGDAPVVESQGRMFPVDTRYLGRDERQRLEERVGRAVERALAEESGSVLVFLPGQGEIRRTESWLNERLRRPDVDIAPLYGALEPAAQDRAISPSPAGRRKVVLATSIAETSLTIEGVRVVIDAGLARVPRYDPASGITRLETVRVSRAAADQRRGRAGRTEPGVCYRLWDEPETRALPAFARPEILEADLSRLALDLARWGARDADGLTFLDPPPAAAFAEARGLLTRIQALDAQGDLTSHGKALAEMPLPPRLAHMVVRGAASGQAREAAEVAAVLTEQGLGGKDVDLRRRLENLHRDRSPRARDAMALVERWSRAAGKPSGAKELEVGLMLAEAYPERVAKARGKPGEFQLAGGRGVYLEPTDPLARESWLAVGELGGGDSRDRVLLAAAVDEAELRETFADRLVAEDRLETTGGKVRAKRLLRLGKLVLEERLIENPDPAMIAGALMDQVRAEGLSALRLGERGRALLDRVAFLRSVDGDEWPDLSESALVERLDDWLEPLLAGRSSLSSLDEGTLHDALKTLVPWDLQRKMDALLPARFEAPTGNTFAIDYAAEGGPRVEVRVGELYGLSEHPSVAGGKVPLTLSLLSPAHRPIQITKDLPGFWKGSWREVKVEMKGRYPRHVWPDDPASAAPVTRAKPRGT